In Paenibacillus ihbetae, the following are encoded in one genomic region:
- the folP gene encoding dihydropteroate synthase codes for MKTTIYEREYRLSEEAVLKLGQSTLIMGILNVTPDSFSDGGRYNDTERALAHAMQLIEDGADLIDIGGESTRPGHEPVGVEEELARVIPVVEAIHRHAPHIPLSVDTYKAEVARRAIEAGAHMINDIWGFKEDPDMAKTAAELGCPVILMHNRRNRDYTDLVEDVKRDLMESVEIARAAGVKDEHILLDPGIGFAKDYKENLQVMASLDKLVELGFPVLLATSRKRFIQTTLDAPAQDVLEGTAATVAYGIAQGCQIVRVHDVLHMKRTAKMCDAMVYASPELRRM; via the coding sequence ATGAAAACCACGATATATGAACGGGAATACCGATTAAGCGAAGAGGCAGTCCTAAAGCTGGGACAATCGACGCTGATCATGGGGATATTGAATGTTACGCCGGACTCGTTCTCGGACGGCGGCCGGTATAATGATACGGAGCGGGCGCTTGCGCATGCGATGCAGCTGATCGAGGACGGTGCCGATCTGATTGATATCGGGGGGGAATCGACCCGTCCGGGTCATGAGCCGGTCGGGGTCGAGGAGGAGCTTGCCCGGGTTATTCCGGTTGTGGAGGCGATTCACCGCCATGCCCCCCACATTCCTTTGTCGGTCGACACCTATAAGGCCGAGGTAGCCCGCCGGGCGATCGAAGCCGGCGCCCATATGATCAACGATATTTGGGGGTTCAAAGAGGATCCGGACATGGCGAAAACTGCGGCGGAGCTAGGATGCCCGGTTATCCTGATGCATAACCGCCGGAACCGGGATTATACCGACCTGGTGGAAGACGTGAAGCGGGATTTAATGGAAAGTGTCGAAATTGCTCGGGCGGCCGGAGTAAAGGATGAACATATTTTGCTGGATCCGGGGATCGGGTTTGCCAAGGATTATAAGGAGAACCTGCAGGTGATGGCATCCCTGGACAAGCTGGTTGAGCTTGGGTTTCCGGTGCTCCTGGCGACATCGCGCAAACGGTTCATTCAGACGACGCTCGATGCACCGGCCCAGGACGTGCTGGAAGGGACGGCCGCGACGGTGGCGTACGGCATCGCGCAAGGCTGCCAGATCGTTCGGGTGCATGACGTGCTGCATATGAAACGCACGGCGAAGATGTGTGACGCGATGGTATACGCCTCACCGGAACTACGCCGGATGTGA
- a CDS encoding aminotransferase class IV, protein MKFVGLNGGIVEAARAELSVLDHGLLYGMGAFETFRTYNGQPFLLERHLNRLAESCAWMGIEYQADPESIRAWITGLMKANGLADAYIRYTITAGEAPLGLPSGDYVKPAQILFAKALPGTNASLYEKGRALRLLSLPRNTPESPVRMKSLHYMNNILAKRELDRYPVHTDGPAEGLLLTAAGELAEGIVSNVFFVKDGRLYTPDLGTGILPGITRAVVMELAAGAGIRTEEGRYRWKDLLEADEIFTTGSVQEIVPVTTLIGLDDVHQVVGAGTAGPITRTLLGAYREKAGLHQ, encoded by the coding sequence ATGAAATTTGTCGGCTTGAACGGCGGCATTGTCGAAGCTGCCCGGGCTGAATTGTCTGTGTTGGACCACGGATTGTTATACGGGATGGGCGCGTTCGAGACGTTTCGCACCTATAACGGCCAGCCGTTCCTGCTGGAGCGGCATCTGAACCGTCTCGCTGAGAGCTGTGCATGGATGGGCATCGAATATCAGGCGGATCCGGAGTCCATCCGTGCCTGGATCACGGGCCTAATGAAGGCGAACGGGCTGGCGGATGCCTATATCCGTTACACGATAACGGCCGGCGAGGCTCCTCTGGGGCTGCCGTCCGGCGATTATGTCAAACCGGCGCAAATCTTGTTTGCCAAAGCACTGCCAGGAACGAATGCATCCTTATACGAGAAGGGACGTGCCCTTCGGCTCCTTTCTCTTCCCCGAAACACACCGGAGTCGCCGGTCCGGATGAAATCCTTGCATTATATGAATAATATACTCGCGAAGCGGGAGCTCGACCGTTACCCGGTCCATACGGACGGACCGGCTGAAGGCTTGCTGCTCACAGCTGCCGGGGAGCTGGCTGAGGGGATCGTGAGCAACGTGTTTTTCGTGAAAGACGGGCGATTGTATACACCGGACCTCGGGACGGGCATTCTCCCCGGCATTACGCGGGCGGTTGTAATGGAGCTGGCTGCGGGAGCCGGGATTAGGACCGAGGAGGGGCGCTACCGCTGGAAAGATTTGCTGGAAGCGGATGAAATATTTACGACTGGCTCCGTTCAGGAGATTGTACCGGTAACGACGCTGATTGGGCTGGACGATGTTCACCAGGTCGTCGGAGCAGGAACAGCGGGTCCGATCACCCGGACTTTGCTCGGAGCTTATCGAGAGAAAGCAGGGTTGCACCAATGA
- the pabA gene encoding aminodeoxychorismate/anthranilate synthase component II has protein sequence MILVIDNYDSFTYNLVQYLGELGEEVKVFRNDEIDIAGIEALAPDHILISPGPCTPNEAGVSLEVISHFKGVIPIFGVCLGHQAIGQAFGGKVIRAERLMHGKTSPIQHEGRSVFEGLPNPFTATRYHSLIVEKESLPDELEITAWTEEGEIMGLAHKQYPVEGVQFHPESIITDHGHQMLRNFLKRTAGAKA, from the coding sequence ATGATACTTGTGATCGACAATTATGATTCATTTACGTACAACCTGGTTCAATATTTGGGTGAACTCGGCGAGGAAGTTAAGGTATTCCGGAACGATGAGATTGATATTGCCGGCATTGAAGCGCTGGCGCCGGATCATATTCTGATCTCCCCGGGTCCGTGCACACCGAACGAGGCAGGCGTCAGCTTGGAAGTCATATCCCATTTCAAAGGCGTCATCCCGATCTTCGGCGTTTGCCTGGGGCATCAGGCCATCGGCCAGGCCTTCGGCGGCAAGGTCATCCGGGCCGAGCGGCTCATGCACGGCAAGACCTCGCCGATCCAACATGAGGGCCGTTCCGTCTTTGAGGGGCTGCCAAATCCGTTCACGGCGACGCGTTATCACTCGCTGATCGTTGAGAAGGAAAGCCTCCCGGATGAGCTGGAGATTACCGCTTGGACCGAAGAAGGCGAAATTATGGGGCTTGCCCATAAGCAGTACCCAGTAGAAGGCGTGCAGTTCCATCCGGAATCGATCATTACGGATCATGGCCATCAAATGCTCCGGAATTTCCTGAAGCGGACCGCAGGTGCCAAGGCATGA
- a CDS encoding anthranilate synthase component I family protein, which translates to MKRRMEFAHWLTWAAEGWSVLPYLVEYKGSSGGLPPSWRQAWRSASPYAFVLESGKGGRYTYLGLHPASILQGKGDEGEILTLSTGERQKVAGKPLHLLEKWMHAFRAPRIQGWPDFRGGCAGFLSYDVIRSIEQLPALAKDEPGFPDYLWMQMNEIWIYDHKDDSIYCSIHVPWDGKRQEDQSGLSDKSGSGRNQASGLSPEQERSLRQRYAEVEAKAERMLAAWNDLFGQPSEAGGEGESEDSRQRRKRMEKSGQLSGPHVEGWDRLEIDFSQDAFQQAVLAIQEYIRQGDVFQVNLSLRRHLKLHGDPAEVYEWMRILNPSPYMGYLMSPGFSLASGSPELLVKVDGDIVSARPIAGTRRRGGNPEEDAAMEAELLGSEKERAEHIMLVDLERNDIGRIAAYGTVHVPELMTVERYSHVMHLVSQVEGRLAEGSKAYDVIAAVFPGGTITGAPKIRTMEIIEELEPVTRGPYTGSMGWIDYNGDMELNIIIRTLAVKDGIGYIQTGAGIVIDSDPYREYRECHNKAKALIAALMCSEDEAAAVAADIGG; encoded by the coding sequence ATGAAGAGAAGAATGGAATTCGCCCATTGGCTTACATGGGCTGCGGAGGGCTGGTCCGTACTTCCCTATTTGGTTGAGTATAAAGGAAGTTCCGGGGGGCTTCCTCCATCGTGGAGGCAGGCTTGGAGATCAGCTTCTCCCTATGCGTTCGTATTAGAGAGCGGCAAGGGCGGACGATACACGTATCTTGGCCTGCATCCGGCGTCCATTCTGCAGGGCAAGGGCGATGAGGGCGAGATCCTTACGCTGTCTACCGGGGAACGGCAAAAGGTGGCGGGTAAACCGCTGCATCTCTTGGAGAAATGGATGCACGCTTTTCGTGCGCCGCGGATTCAGGGGTGGCCGGATTTTCGCGGTGGCTGCGCGGGCTTCCTCAGCTATGACGTCATCCGCTCCATCGAACAGCTGCCGGCCTTGGCCAAGGACGAGCCCGGCTTCCCCGATTATTTATGGATGCAGATGAATGAGATTTGGATCTACGACCATAAGGATGATTCGATCTACTGCTCGATCCATGTTCCGTGGGATGGCAAACGGCAAGAGGATCAATCCGGTTTAAGCGATAAGTCCGGTTCGGGGAGGAATCAGGCCTCCGGTCTATCACCGGAGCAGGAGCGTTCGCTCCGACAGCGGTACGCCGAAGTCGAGGCAAAGGCAGAGCGGATGCTGGCCGCATGGAACGATTTGTTCGGCCAACCTTCGGAAGCCGGAGGCGAGGGCGAGTCCGAGGATTCAAGGCAGCGACGTAAGCGCATGGAGAAGTCCGGGCAGCTGTCAGGACCTCATGTGGAAGGCTGGGATCGGCTCGAGATCGATTTCTCGCAGGATGCGTTTCAGCAGGCAGTGCTGGCCATCCAGGAGTATATAAGGCAAGGGGATGTGTTTCAGGTTAATCTGTCCCTCAGGCGGCATCTGAAGCTCCATGGGGATCCGGCAGAGGTCTATGAATGGATGCGGATCTTGAATCCGTCCCCATATATGGGTTACCTGATGTCGCCGGGATTCAGTCTGGCCAGCGGATCGCCGGAGCTGCTGGTGAAGGTGGACGGCGATATTGTATCGGCCCGTCCGATTGCAGGAACCCGGCGCCGCGGGGGCAATCCCGAAGAGGATGCGGCCATGGAGGCTGAGCTTCTAGGCAGCGAGAAGGAGCGCGCGGAGCATATTATGCTTGTTGATCTGGAGCGCAATGATATCGGCCGGATTGCAGCTTACGGCACCGTTCATGTTCCGGAGCTGATGACGGTGGAGCGGTATTCGCATGTCATGCATCTCGTATCGCAGGTCGAGGGGCGACTTGCAGAGGGCAGCAAGGCGTATGACGTCATCGCCGCCGTATTTCCGGGAGGCACGATAACAGGCGCACCCAAAATCCGGACGATGGAAATCATCGAGGAGCTGGAGCCTGTTACGAGAGGGCCCTACACTGGTTCGATGGGCTGGATTGACTATAACGGGGATATGGAGCTGAATATTATTATCCGAACCCTCGCCGTGAAGGATGGGATCGGCTATATTCAGACGGGGGCCGGCATCGTGATTGATTCGGATCCTTATCGGGAGTACAGGGAGTGCCATAACAAGGCAAAGGCCTTGATTGCAGCCTTGATGTGCAGTGAAGACGAAGCTGCAGCCGTAGCTGCGGATATAGGGGGATAA
- the cysK gene encoding cysteine synthase A: MAKVVNNVTELIGDTPLVRLNRIVPEDSAEIYLKLEYQNPGASVKDRIAVSIVEEAEKEGRLKPGDTIIEATSGNTGIGLAMVAAAKGYKAVIVMPETMSLERRNLLRAYGAELVLTPGSEGMNGAVKKAEEILKENSGFFMAEQFKNQANVKIHRETTGPEIVEAIESIGGMLDAFVAGIGTGGTITGAGEVLKSQYPDIKIYAVEPAASPILAGGKPGPHKIQGIGANFVPEILNQEIYDEIIHVENDEAFETSRRVAKEEGVLGGISSGAAVFAALKVAKELGKGKRVVAVIPSNGERYLSTPLYNFEA; the protein is encoded by the coding sequence ATGGCAAAAGTCGTAAACAATGTGACAGAACTCATCGGCGATACACCCCTTGTCCGCTTGAACCGGATTGTGCCGGAGGACAGTGCGGAGATCTATTTGAAGCTGGAGTACCAGAACCCGGGAGCCAGCGTTAAAGACCGGATTGCGGTCAGCATCGTAGAGGAAGCGGAGAAGGAAGGCCGTTTGAAGCCGGGCGATACGATCATTGAAGCAACGAGCGGCAATACGGGAATCGGGCTGGCGATGGTGGCTGCGGCGAAAGGCTACAAAGCCGTCATCGTTATGCCTGAAACGATGAGCTTGGAACGCCGCAACCTGCTGCGCGCATATGGCGCCGAGCTTGTTCTGACGCCAGGCTCCGAGGGAATGAACGGGGCGGTGAAGAAGGCGGAGGAGATTTTGAAGGAGAACTCCGGATTTTTCATGGCGGAGCAGTTCAAGAACCAAGCAAACGTAAAAATTCACCGTGAAACGACCGGTCCTGAAATTGTAGAAGCAATCGAGTCCATCGGCGGCATGCTGGATGCATTCGTAGCCGGGATCGGCACAGGCGGTACGATTACGGGTGCCGGCGAAGTGCTGAAGAGCCAATACCCTGATATTAAAATCTATGCGGTTGAGCCTGCAGCATCCCCGATTCTGGCCGGCGGCAAGCCTGGCCCGCATAAAATTCAAGGCATCGGCGCGAACTTCGTTCCGGAAATTCTGAATCAGGAAATCTATGATGAAATCATTCATGTCGAGAATGATGAAGCCTTCGAAACTTCCCGCCGCGTAGCGAAAGAGGAAGGCGTTCTTGGCGGAATTTCTTCCGGCGCAGCTGTGTTCGCGGCATTGAAGGTTGCCAAGGAGCTTGGCAAAGGCAAGCGCGTGGTTGCCGTCATCCCGAGCAACGGGGAGCGCTACCTCAGCACGCCGCTTTATAACTTCGAGGCATAA
- a CDS encoding peptidyl-prolyl cis-trans isomerase, producing MTRQEKGLWATVIVLTAGVLVMGSYMLFSGEGSRAGSPSGNGPSPAVATIQDKAITEDEWVRELKKRYGHEMLMTILNRKAVALEAEARGIDVTKSELEAEIDMMSRTYGSKERFFAEMEHQLGISEEELRIETTYRLLLEKIATADVHIDEQQIDSYLEQYPDQFRPKKQLNLSMIEVASEAEANQVMDRLEAGEDFADLAAEVSLDEYTRGDGGKIGLVEEDDPFVPSELMEAALTLEAGDIAGPIELEDNYAIVYVEEIVEPKVPSEESIRESVRKQLALEQSISLTELEQQLREKYEARIVASTVTL from the coding sequence ATGACGAGACAAGAGAAGGGATTGTGGGCGACCGTCATTGTCTTGACAGCAGGCGTACTGGTCATGGGCAGCTACATGCTGTTCTCCGGGGAGGGTTCTCGGGCAGGTTCTCCATCAGGGAATGGGCCGTCTCCGGCTGTTGCCACCATTCAGGACAAGGCGATCACAGAAGACGAGTGGGTTCGCGAGCTGAAGAAGCGTTACGGGCATGAAATGCTGATGACCATCCTTAACCGGAAGGCCGTAGCATTAGAGGCCGAAGCGAGGGGCATCGACGTGACGAAGTCAGAGCTGGAAGCGGAGATCGACATGATGAGTCGAACTTACGGCTCGAAGGAACGTTTTTTTGCGGAGATGGAACATCAGCTTGGCATCTCAGAAGAAGAGCTGAGGATAGAGACGACTTATCGGTTGCTGCTTGAAAAAATTGCCACGGCGGATGTCCACATCGATGAGCAGCAGATTGATTCCTATCTAGAGCAGTATCCGGATCAATTTCGCCCCAAGAAACAGCTGAACTTATCGATGATTGAGGTCGCGTCGGAGGCCGAAGCGAATCAGGTTATGGACCGACTGGAGGCCGGAGAGGACTTTGCGGATCTTGCCGCCGAGGTTTCCCTGGATGAGTATACCCGGGGCGACGGCGGGAAGATCGGCTTGGTGGAGGAAGATGATCCTTTTGTGCCCTCTGAGCTGATGGAGGCTGCCCTGACGCTGGAGGCCGGAGATATCGCCGGACCGATCGAGCTGGAGGACAATTACGCCATCGTTTATGTTGAGGAAATCGTGGAGCCGAAGGTTCCGAGCGAGGAAAGCATCCGCGAATCGGTCCGCAAACAGCTCGCGCTGGAGCAGTCGATTTCGTTGACGGAACTTGAACAGCAGCTGCGGGAGAAATACGAAGCCCGCATCGTTGCAAGCACGGTAACCTTATGA
- the hslO gene encoding Hsp33 family molecular chaperone HslO, which translates to MDQQKDRILRGTALGGKVRAFAVRTTDLVEELRSRHDTFPVVTAALGRTVSAAAMMGAMLKGDERLSIQVRGDGPIGLIAAESNANGEVRGYVHNPHVELTNIRPGKMDVAAAVGRTGYIHVIKDLGLKEPYRGSVPIISGELAEDFTYYFAVSEQTNSAVSLGVLVSPDYTVASAGGFIIQLLPGITDEEITELERALGAIPPMTEMLEEGLSLEDILKRVVPDVSILDEMDVKFSCDCSQERVERALISLGRDEIQQMIDEDGKAEVSCHFCNETYTFDVEQLKSVLERAKS; encoded by the coding sequence ATGGATCAACAAAAAGACCGCATACTGCGGGGAACCGCATTAGGCGGGAAAGTGCGGGCCTTCGCCGTCCGGACCACGGATCTGGTCGAGGAGCTGCGCAGCAGGCATGACACGTTCCCGGTCGTTACAGCCGCTTTAGGCCGTACCGTGTCGGCAGCAGCGATGATGGGAGCGATGCTGAAAGGCGACGAGCGCCTCAGCATTCAAGTGCGCGGGGACGGCCCGATCGGCTTGATCGCCGCAGAGAGCAACGCAAACGGCGAGGTGCGCGGGTATGTTCACAATCCGCATGTCGAGCTGACGAATATCCGTCCGGGCAAGATGGACGTGGCAGCTGCCGTCGGCCGCACCGGTTATATTCACGTCATCAAAGACTTGGGATTGAAGGAGCCCTACCGCGGCAGCGTGCCAATTATTTCCGGCGAGCTGGCCGAGGATTTCACGTATTATTTTGCCGTATCCGAACAGACGAATTCCGCCGTCAGCCTTGGAGTGCTCGTATCGCCGGACTATACGGTCGCGAGTGCAGGTGGATTCATCATCCAGCTTCTTCCCGGGATCACGGATGAAGAGATCACGGAGCTCGAGCGTGCGCTTGGCGCGATTCCGCCGATGACGGAGATGCTGGAGGAGGGGCTCAGCCTGGAGGACATCCTGAAGCGGGTCGTACCGGATGTGAGCATTTTGGATGAAATGGACGTGAAATTCAGCTGTGACTGCAGCCAGGAGCGGGTTGAGCGGGCATTGATCAGCTTGGGACGCGATGAGATTCAACAAATGATTGATGAAGACGGTAAGGCGGAAGTATCCTGCCATTTCTGCAACGAAACGTATACCTTTGATGTAGAACAGCTAAAATCCGTGCTAGAGCGGGCCAAATCTTAA
- a CDS encoding type III pantothenate kinase: MILVVDVGNTNIVLGVYQGKKLLHDFRISTSRQSTVDEYGVLIHNLFQMSNITVSQIEGVIVSSVVPPLIRVVEEMCSKYIGKAPLIVGPGIKTGLNLRYENPREVGADRIVNAVAAIEQYGSPVIVVDFGTATTFDCIDKDRNYLGGVIVPGIGIATEALVQRASKLPRVELEKPKKVIGRNTVHAMQAGIVYGYAGQVDGLVKRIKAEMGTDNVKVIATGGLAELIASETESIEEIAPLLTLDGLRIIYERN; encoded by the coding sequence TTGATTCTGGTCGTAGACGTAGGCAACACGAACATCGTGCTTGGCGTGTATCAGGGCAAGAAGCTGCTGCACGATTTCCGGATCAGCACGTCACGCCAATCCACGGTGGATGAATACGGCGTACTGATTCACAATTTGTTTCAAATGTCGAATATAACGGTAAGCCAGATTGAAGGAGTCATCGTCTCCTCCGTCGTTCCGCCGCTTATCCGAGTGGTCGAGGAGATGTGCAGCAAGTATATTGGCAAGGCTCCGCTGATCGTCGGCCCCGGCATTAAGACCGGCCTAAATCTGCGGTATGAGAACCCGCGGGAGGTCGGTGCGGACCGGATCGTCAACGCTGTAGCTGCGATCGAGCAGTACGGAAGCCCGGTCATTGTGGTGGATTTTGGAACGGCAACGACCTTTGACTGTATCGATAAGGATCGAAATTATCTGGGCGGCGTCATCGTTCCAGGGATCGGGATCGCGACCGAAGCCTTGGTGCAGCGCGCATCGAAGCTCCCCCGCGTAGAGCTCGAGAAGCCGAAGAAGGTGATCGGACGCAATACCGTCCACGCGATGCAGGCCGGAATCGTTTACGGATATGCCGGACAGGTTGACGGGCTGGTTAAACGTATAAAAGCCGAGATGGGGACGGACAATGTTAAGGTTATCGCAACCGGAGGATTGGCAGAGCTGATCGCGAGCGAAACGGAATCCATCGAGGAGATTGCGCCACTGCTAACGCTCGATGGACTGCGTATCATTTACGAGCGCAACTAA
- the nadC gene encoding carboxylating nicotinate-nucleotide diphosphorylase, whose translation MMFNGYHDGLLQSIRTWLQEDVGSGDITTLTTIEPGHESKAVIHAKESGIVAGMPVAELVFESVDPTLVFRPLVRDGERVEKGTVLAEVEGSTHRILTGERLALNLLQRLSGIATTTRAYVDALEGLPTRLVDTRKTTPGHRMLEKYAVRVGGGSNHRFGLYDAVMIKDNHIKGAGGIRQAVERARANIPHTMTIEVETESLEQVEEALDAGADIIMLDNMNHELMTEAVRRIKARSPHVRVEASGNVSLQTVRGIAETGVDVISVGRLTYSFHNLDISLDLNAKKGGAGV comes from the coding sequence ATGATGTTTAACGGTTACCATGACGGCCTGCTCCAGAGTATTCGAACATGGCTTCAAGAGGATGTCGGCTCTGGAGATATTACGACCCTTACGACGATTGAGCCCGGACATGAATCCAAGGCCGTGATTCATGCCAAGGAATCGGGCATCGTAGCCGGCATGCCGGTTGCAGAGCTGGTGTTCGAGTCGGTTGACCCGACGCTCGTGTTCAGGCCGCTGGTCCGGGACGGCGAGCGGGTGGAGAAGGGAACCGTCCTGGCTGAAGTCGAGGGGTCTACGCACCGTATATTGACCGGCGAGAGACTGGCCCTGAATCTTCTGCAGCGTTTGTCCGGCATCGCAACCACGACGCGCGCCTATGTCGATGCGCTGGAAGGGCTGCCTACCCGGCTTGTGGACACGCGCAAGACGACGCCGGGCCACCGGATGCTTGAGAAGTACGCAGTCCGGGTAGGCGGCGGGTCGAACCACCGGTTCGGCTTGTATGATGCCGTCATGATCAAGGATAATCATATTAAAGGCGCCGGCGGCATCCGTCAGGCGGTAGAACGCGCAAGAGCGAATATTCCGCATACGATGACCATCGAGGTTGAGACGGAAAGCCTAGAACAGGTAGAGGAAGCGCTTGATGCCGGCGCAGATATCATCATGCTCGACAACATGAATCATGAGCTGATGACTGAGGCGGTTCGAAGAATTAAGGCAAGGTCGCCGCATGTTCGGGTCGAGGCTTCCGGCAATGTGTCGCTTCAGACCGTACGCGGCATAGCGGAAACCGGGGTGGATGTCATTTCGGTCGGACGGCTCACCTATTCATTCCACAACCTGGACATCAGCTTAGATCTAAACGCCAAGAAGGGAGGAGCAGGGGTTTGA
- the nadB gene encoding L-aspartate oxidase: MIPQYLIDFDLKDLPVKETDVIVIGSGIAGLYTAILASEHHKVLLITKKSLLESNTRYAQGGIAAVTAEDDSPAYHRQDTLLAGAGLCSSAAVDVLVNEGPAGVQELIRLGTMFDVENGELALTKEGAHSHRRILHANGDATGYEIVRALSIQVEMLHNIEVWDDHFVIDLVTDQGECHGAIVQMPDGKRIFVRGEATIMCSGGAGQLYRYTTNPEVATADGVAMAYRAGAQIRDMEFIQFHPTALSYPGAPRFLVSEAVRGEGAVLRNIKGERFMHKYHELLELAPRDIVARAIVSEMEATGSTFVYLDITHESPEMVKHRFPTIYETCMRYGLDLTSDWIPVSPAAHYMMGGIKTNLYGESSVKRLFACGEVSSTGVHGANRLASNSLSEAVVYGSRIVERIGQLPKQEKRPLDVTFRLGRKDAPSQAMVEKRLKLQKVMVRYAGLRRNRDTLLRAEEELGRQLPLFQAVLTKREEYEFANMLTASLLVVHGALCREESRGAHYREDFPERNDAAWKKHIVHTRDQDRTEEISDDV, from the coding sequence GTGATACCGCAGTATTTGATCGATTTTGACCTAAAGGACCTGCCGGTAAAAGAGACGGATGTGATCGTCATCGGCTCCGGCATCGCCGGTTTATATACCGCTATTCTGGCAAGCGAGCATCATAAGGTGCTGTTGATTACGAAGAAATCGCTGCTCGAGAGCAATACGCGCTATGCGCAAGGCGGCATCGCTGCCGTGACGGCGGAGGACGATTCACCGGCCTATCATCGGCAGGATACGCTGCTTGCAGGGGCCGGGTTATGCTCCTCGGCAGCGGTGGATGTGCTGGTTAACGAGGGACCGGCCGGTGTCCAGGAATTGATCCGTCTCGGGACGATGTTTGACGTCGAGAACGGGGAGCTCGCTCTAACGAAGGAAGGAGCCCATAGCCACCGCCGCATTCTCCATGCGAATGGGGATGCTACCGGCTATGAAATCGTACGCGCCCTTTCCATTCAAGTCGAAATGCTTCACAATATAGAGGTGTGGGATGATCATTTTGTCATCGATCTGGTTACCGATCAAGGCGAATGCCATGGAGCGATTGTCCAGATGCCGGACGGGAAGCGGATCTTCGTGCGGGGCGAAGCAACGATTATGTGCTCCGGCGGTGCGGGTCAGCTGTACCGGTACACGACCAATCCCGAGGTTGCGACCGCCGATGGTGTCGCGATGGCCTATCGGGCGGGCGCCCAGATTCGGGACATGGAGTTTATTCAGTTCCACCCAACGGCGCTGAGTTATCCGGGAGCACCGCGGTTTCTGGTTTCGGAAGCGGTGCGCGGAGAAGGCGCGGTGCTCCGGAATATTAAAGGCGAGCGCTTCATGCACAAATATCATGAGCTGCTGGAGCTGGCGCCCCGGGATATTGTCGCCCGGGCGATCGTCAGCGAAATGGAGGCGACGGGCTCCACGTTCGTCTACCTGGACATTACCCATGAATCTCCGGAGATGGTCAAGCACCGGTTTCCAACAATTTACGAAACCTGCATGCGCTATGGGCTTGATCTGACCTCCGATTGGATTCCGGTCTCTCCCGCTGCGCATTATATGATGGGGGGCATCAAAACGAATCTGTACGGGGAGAGCAGTGTGAAGCGTCTGTTCGCCTGCGGGGAAGTGTCCTCGACCGGCGTTCATGGCGCAAATCGCTTAGCCAGCAATTCGCTTTCCGAGGCGGTTGTATACGGAAGCCGGATTGTTGAACGGATTGGGCAGCTTCCGAAACAGGAGAAGCGACCCCTTGATGTAACCTTCAGGCTTGGACGCAAGGATGCGCCTTCCCAGGCTATGGTCGAAAAGCGGCTGAAGCTTCAGAAAGTGATGGTGCGGTATGCCGGACTTCGCCGCAACCGGGACACCCTATTACGGGCGGAGGAAGAGCTTGGCCGGCAGCTGCCCCTGTTTCAAGCGGTATTGACCAAACGCGAGGAGTATGAATTTGCCAATATGCTTACAGCCTCCCTGCTGGTCGTTCACGGCGCGCTGTGCCGCGAAGAGAGCCGGGGGGCCCATTACCGCGAGGATTTCCCGGAACGAAATGATGCTGCATGGAAGAAGCATATCGTGCATACCCGGGATCAAGATAGGACGGAGGAAATAAGCGATGATGTTTAA